In Bernardetia litoralis DSM 6794, the genomic window TGAATATAATGACAAATTATTCCTATAATACCTATATGGAAGAAGCAAATGCAGCCATAAAATCAAAAGATTTTGTAACAGCTCAAAGCTCATTAGAAGAAGCACAAATGCAAAAAGAAGAGGATGCTGAAATAAATTATCTTCTGGGGAAAATTGAACTTGAAAGTAAAGAACAGTATCCTGATGCAATTGAGTTTTTTGATAAAGCAATTATGTATTCAGATATAAATGACAAGGAAAATAGAGCGAAATATTATAGAACAAAAGCAGATACTTATTTGCTAATGAATGAATATTATAAAGCTGTGGAAGAATATAAAAATGTCAGTGCATTAGTTGGTTACAACCAAGGAGTAGTTATGAATATTGCTAATCTATATCTTACTCAATTAAAAGATTATGATAAAGCGAGCTTGTATTTTGATACAATCATTGAAAATGAACCTGATTTAGTAGAGTCATATATTGGAAAAGCAGTAGCAAAATATAAATCAAAAGATTATAAAACAATGGGAAAACTTTTGGATAAAGCTATAAAAATTAATCCAAAAAATTCTTATTTATGGTATTATAAAGGTTTTTATTTTTGGGAAAAGCCAATATCAAATCAAGAGGAAATGAAAACCCAAAATAAACAAAATGCTTGTGAAAGCTGGAAAATTGCTCTTAGTTATGGGAATCAAGAGGCACAAAATCCTTTAAATAAATATTGTAAATAAAATTAGTATCCATAAATCAAATCACAAAAACCGATGAAAATCAACAAATTATTTCTAGTATTATTCTTAACTTTAATTTTTCAAAGTTGTATGAAACTCCCTTCTGACAATGCCATTAATGTAGATAGTTTAGAAGTTCAAAACTCTACAAAAGCCTATAAAATAAAAGTAGGAGAAAAAATAAATTTTGCAACTAGGGTTCATGGTTCGGTCGGAATGGCAGCAGAATATGAAATTCAAGACGAAAAAATTCTGAAATTAGATAACAGCGAAATCATTTATGATAATCCTAATTTTGAAGGAACAGGAGGAGATGCTGCAACAAGATATTTTATTTTTAAAGGAATTTCAAAGGGAAAAACAAAAGTAACAATCAAGAAAATATTTAGAGGAGAACTTCAAAAAGAAATCGTTTTGGAGGTAGAGGTAATATAAAATTAGTATAAATCATAGTTTTGATTATATCATTTATTTGCTCTATCTTGTTTGGTGTAGTCACTGAAGATTTCTAAAACATAAAAAAACCAAAACAGACAATAAAAAAATTGTCTGTTTTTTTATTGCTTTGTACATTTGTAGATTAGCAGATTTTAAAAATAGAATTAAAAACAAATACTACAACTATCTGTTAAATCAAAAAAGAATTCAAAATAAATTATCAAAAATAAATTACTCAAAAAAAGTATGAACGAACGCATAAAATTGATAGAAGCTGCTTGGGAAGACCGAACTTTATTACAAAACTCTGTTGTACAAGAAGCTGTCTTTCAAACCATTGAAGATTTAGACAAAGGAGTTTTGAGAGTAGCAGAACCAAATTTAGAAATAAAAAATGAATTAACAGAATTTCATGATGCACAAGTAGCTTCTGAATGGATAGTTCATGAATGGATAAAAAAAGCTGTTATTTTGTATTTTCCTCTTCGTAAAATGGAAACTATCGAATGCGCTCCTTTTGAGTTTCATGACAAAATTCCATTGAAGAAAAATTATGCAGAACTTGGTGTTCGTGTTGTTCCTCATGCTATTGCAAGATATGGAGCTTTTCTAAATAGAGATGTTGTGATGATGCCTTCTTATGTCAATATAGGTGCGTATGTAGATAGTGGTACAATGGTTGATACTTGGGCAACGGTTGGAAGCTGCGCTCAAATAGGCAAGCATGTTCATTTGAGTGGTGGTGTCGGAATTGGTGGTGTTTTAGAGCCTGTTCAAGCTGCACCAGTAATTATCGAAGATGGTGCTTTTATTGGCTCTCGTTGTATTTTGGTGGAAGGTGTTAGAGTTGGAAAAGAAGCTGTTTTGGGTGCAAATGTAACTATTACAGGAAGCTCAAAAATTATTGATGTTACCAAACAAGAACCTGTTATTTATCGTGGCTATGTTCCTCCTCGTTCGGTAGTAATTCCTGGAAGTTATCCAAAAAAATTCCCTGCTGGAAAATATAATGTTCCTTGTGCTTTGATTATCGGACAGAGAAGTGAAAGTACAGATTTGAAAACTTCTTTGAATGAAGCATTAAGGCAAAACGATGTGGCTGTTTAGTACACTGTTTCAAAAGTTTGGCACTGTTTCAAATATGCGTTGTTCAGATAAAACAGGGTTTATGTATTTGTAAATTATAAAATAACTTTTGAAACAATGTATTTAGTTAATTCTTTTGCAAGTATATGCTTACGAAAGTACTAGTACAAGACAAAATCTTGCACTATAATGATTCTTATTATTCTACTTTACTGTTGCTCTTATTTTCACAAGCAACACAAGACCACAAAAAAATGTTAAACGCTATACCTTCAGGTGCTTATACAGGACTTTTACATACTCATAAATTGGTTGTCCTGCTTTTTGTTATTATTTATGTTGTCAAATTGGCATTTTTACTTTTTAGTGAAACTAATTTGGATAAAATGCGAGCCAGCAAACCAGCACGTATTTTTGAAATGGTTTTGAGTGTTTTATTCTTGATTACAGGAATTGCCATGTGGACAAATGTTGCTGACCCTTTCAATACACTTTTCTTGATTAAAATTGTAGCTGTTTTTGCATCTATTCCATTGGCTGTTATTGGTTTCAAAAAGAAGAAAAAAATATTGGCTATTCTTTCTGTTGTTTTGCTTTTTGCTGCTTATGGATTAGCAGAAGTAAAGAAAAAACAGTCTTTGCAGCCTCAAAATGAAGAAATGGTTTATACAGAAGGCGAAGCAAGTGTTTATGGAAAAGAACTATATCTTCAATATTGTAAGGCTTGTCATGGCGAAGATGGAGCTGCACAACGTTCAGGTGCAAAAAATCTTCAAACAAGTACACTTTCTGATCAAGAAACCAAAATGCAAATTATGGAAGGAAAAGGATTGATGCCTGCTTACAAAAAAGTATTGAATGAAAAAGAAATTGATGCAATTTTTAATCATGTAAAATCGATTAGAAAATAAGTAAAAAAAATACGATATTTGTATAATCTTTAAAAAATAAATTAAATCAAATGAACTAATCTAAGTCTAACTACTTTGATTGGTTCATTTTATAATAGTATAGAGAATGAAAATTAAATAAATTACAATTTTGTATAAATTTAATTCGTAATTAGCTACGCTGATTATTTCATAATTCGTAATTGTCTTTAAAAATATGGCTAAGGAAAAAACATGTAACTTTTGTGGTGCTGCTGCTCGTTCTCGTCAGCTTATGGTAGACGGGCCTGGTGGCGTAACAATCTGCAATCAATGTATCGAACAGGCAAATCAAATTTGGGAACAAGAAGAGCTATCACGCAAAAAAGGTAAAGTCGAATTGAATTTGATTAAGCCAATGGAAATGAGAAAACTCTTAGATGAATATGTTATTGGACAAGTAAAAGCCAAGAAAATTCTTTCTGTGGCTGTTTATAATCATTACAAAAGATTGATGCGTTCGGGACAAGCAGAAGGTATTCATTCAAATATTGATGATGGAATTGTTATCGAAAAGTCAAATATTTTGATGGTTGGTAAAACAGGAACAGGAAAAACATTACTTGCCAAAACTTTAGCTAGAGCTTTGCAAGTTCCGTTCTGTATTGCTGATGCAACTGTAATTACAGAAGCAGGTTATGTGGGTGAAGATGTAGAAACAATCTTGACTCGTCTTTTACAAGCTGCTGATTATGATGTACATGCTGCTGAGCGTGGAATTGTTTTCATTGATGAGATTGATAAAATTGCTCGTAAATCAGACAATCCTTCAATTACTCGTGATGTAAGTGGAGAAGGTGTGCAGCAAGCACTTTTAAAACTTTTGGAAGGAACTATCGTAAATGTGCCACCACAAGGAGGGCGTAAACATCCAGACCAAAAAATGATTGCTGTCAATACAGAAAATATTTTATTTATTTGTGGAGGAGCTTTTGATGGAATTGATAAAAAAATTGCAAAACGAATGAATACAAGATCGTTGGGTTTTGAAAATAATTCAGAACGCAGCCGAAATGTAGATGAAAGAAATATATTGCAATACGTAAATGCACAAGATTTGCGTTCTTTTGGGCTTATTCCTGAGCTTATCGGACGTATGCCAGTCATTACACACCTAGATCCATTGGATAAAGAAGCATTGAGAAGTATTCTGACAGAGCCAAAAAATGCAATTACGAAGCAATATCAAAAGCTCTTCAAGATGGAAGATGTAGAATTATCATTTGAAAATGAAGCTCTTGATTATATTGTAGAACAAGCCATGGAATCAGGTTTGGGAGCAAGAGGGTTGCGTTCTATTTGTGAGGCAATTGTTTTGGAAGCGATGTACGAAGTGCCTTCAAATGCAAATCAATCAGAGCTAATAATTACAAAAGAATATGCAAAAGACCAATTTACAAAATCTGAAATATCACAGACTTTGAAAATAGCTTAGAAAAAATATTTTTCTACAAAAAAACTGGTTTAAACATTGATGTTTGAACCAGTTTTTTTATTTCAATTTTATATCTGATAAATTAACCACTACTATTCTGAATTTCCTTATTTAAAAAATGTTGGGTTAGCTACTTGTTTGCATAAGTATTTTTCTTTACGAATTAAATTGGCTCATTGTTCTATCAATTCCAATACTACAAAAAGAAAGTGTCATTTCTTCTATTTTATCCAAAATTAAAGGAAGTGCAGCCGATTCATTCTTATCAAATTCTCCTAAAACAAAATCAATTTGTTTGCCTTTAGAAAAATTATCACCAATTCCGACACGCAAACGAGGATAATTCTGTGTTTGTAATAAATCTTGAATATTTTTCAAGCCGTTGTGTCCTGCATCCGAACCTTTTTTTCGCATTCGGAGTGTTTCCAAAGGCAAAGCTAAGTCATCAACAATAACCAAACAGTTTTCAATATTAATTTTGAGTTCTGTTAGCCAATGACGAACAGCTTTTCCACTCAAATTCATAAAAGTAGAAGGTTTTATCATATAAATTGCTCTTCCTTTGTGCTTAAAAGAAGCAATATCTGCATAACGTTTGGTCTCAAAAATAGCTCCTTTTGATGATGCTATTTTATCGACAGCCATAAAACCTACATTATGGCGTGTATTTTTGTATTCTGAACCAATATTTCCAAGTCCAACAATTAAATATTTCATAGTTTTGTAATTGCTAGACCCTAAGGGTTTCTGAAAACCCTTAGGGTCTGATATTTATATTTTTTACAAAATAAGGTAAACTAAATTCTAAAATCAACTTATAAATTTAATAACGTGAAGTTCAGAACTGAAATACATCCAATTCCATTACAAAACAAAATAAATTTATCAGATAAAGTATTTTTGATGGGTTCTTGTTTTTCAGAAAATATTGGACAAAAACTTTTTGAGAATAAATTTGAAACATTAATCAATCCTTTTGGTGTAATTTTCAATCCTCTTTCTGTAATTCAGCTTTTGGAATGGATAATGGAAGATGAAAATGGCGAAAATTTAGAGAAAAATCTAGAAAATTTTTATATTCAATACGATGAAGTTTTTTATAATTATCATCTTCATTCAAAAATTGCAAGTCAAGATAAAGAAGAATTGAAGCAAATCATAAAAGAAAAAGCAAAACAAACTTTTGAATTTTTGAAAAAAACGGATACAATCATTCTGACTTTTGGAACTGCTTTTATGTATGAATTGATTCAAGAAAATTCTGACAAGAAAAAACCGATTTCAAATTGCCATAAACAACCAAAAAAAATATTTGATAAAAAATTGATTGATTTGGAAGAAGCCAAAAAAAAGTTTGAAAATTTTATCAAAAAACTAAATTCATTTTCAGAGGTAAAAAAGAAAATTATTATTACAGTCAGTCCTGTTCGTCATTTGAAAGAAGGTTTGGTAGAAAATAGCGTTAGCAAATCTATTTTGAGAGTTTTGGCGCATTCTATTTGTCAAAATGAAATAGAAAAATTTGATAATGTTATTTATTTTCCATCCTATGAGCTTGTTTTGGATGATTTGCGTGATTATCGTTTTTATGAAACTGATTTATTACACCCAAATAGTCAAGCAATAGATTACATTTGGCAAAAATTTTCAGAAAATTATTTGGATGATAAAACACAATTATTTTTAAAAAAATGGCAAAAGATTCGTTCTTCTTTAGCTCACAAACCATTTTTTCCAAACCGAAAAAGTCATCACAATTTTACTCAAAAATTGATTTTAGATGTAGAAAATTTACAGAAAGAATTTAGAATTAATCTTCAAAATGAAATTGAGTTATTAAAAAAACAATAACAAAAAAATCATAATAAAATTTTCATAAACTTTATGAGCTAAATAAAATAGCTTACCTTTGCAGCACAAAAAATTTAAAACTCATAACTGAACTCACTAAATGGCATTAATTGAAGAATTAGACAAAGAAGGTAATTTTTTATTCAAACATAGAGGAACACTTCCAATTCCGTTTGTTTTTGTAGCACTAGGAATTTATGCGTGGCAAGCTCAAAATCAAGGTTTTCCTGAATGGTTTCCATATTATGAATATGTTTGTTTGGCTGTCGGACTTTTAGGACAGTTTGTTCGTGCTTATACGGTTGGGCATACACCAAAGGGAACTTCTGGACGAAACACAAAAAAACAAGTAGCCGAAACTCTTAACACAAGTGGAATTTATTCTATTGTTAGGCATCCTCTTTATGTAGGAAATTTTTTGATGTGGCTTGGTGTAGCAATGCTTACAGCTAATTTTTGGTTTATCACTTGTTTTGTTTTGGCGTATTGGTTGTATTATGAGCGTATTATGTATGCCGAAGAATATTTTTTACGTAACAAATTTGGTCAGCAATATTTAGATTGGGCTGAAAATGTACCTCCTTTTATTCCTCGTTTTTCTAATTTTAATGGTGCAAATTTAGAGTTTTCTGCCAAAAATGTTTTGAAACGTGAGTACAATGGATTCTTTGCCTTGATGCTTATTTTTACAGTATTTATTGGCATTCGTTTTTACTTCAAAGGATTTGTTTACGGACTTCCTAATGAATGGTATATTATTTTTGGTATTAGTTTAGTAATTTTTACAATACTCAAAATACTAAAGAAATTTACTAAGGTATTAGATGTAAAAGGTAGATAAAATCTAAAATATAGTCAAACAAATAACGGATTCAATTATTTTTGAATCCGTTTTTTTATGAATATCCTTTAAAGAATAAACTTTAATCACTTTAGTTTGAATAGATTTACGTTTCTCTCTTTCAGTTTTAAGATTTATATGTAGTTTTGTGAAAAATTGTACGAAAACATGTTCTACAAAAAGAATATTCAACCATACAGCAAAACTTCAAACTTCTTATGCAAAAGAAAATCAAATCTGCGCTTATTTCAGTATTTTATAAAGATGGCTTAGAGCCTCTTTTACAAACTCTAGCTAGTCAGGGAGTTACGATTTATTCCACAGGAGGAACTCAAAAATTTATTGAAGAACAGGGCGTTTCGGTTGCTCGTGTAGAAGACCTAACTTCTTATCCTTCTATCTTTGGAGGGCGAGTAAAAACACTTCACCCAAAAGTTTTTGGAGGAATTTTACACCGTCGCAATCTTGAAAATGACCTAAAAGAAGCAAAAAAATATGAAATTCCAGAAATTGACTTAGTAATTGTAGATTTATATCCTTTTGAGGAAACAGCCAAATCAGGCGCAAGCGAAGATGAAATTATAGAAAAAATTGATATTGGTGGAATTGCTCTTATTCGTGCTGCAGCCAAAAATTACAATGATGTAGTTATTATTTCTGATAAAAAAGAATATCCTCTTCTCAATAAAATTTTGAGAGAACAAAACGGAAGCACAAACTTAGAAACAAGACGTAATTTTGCTACCAAAGCATTCAATACAAGTTCGCATTACGACACAGCTATTTTCAATCATCTCAATCAAGTTGGTACACAAGGAGATGAGCCAAATTTAGCATTCAAACAAAGCATTAAAGAAGGAAGAGCCTTGAGATATGGAGAAAATCCACATCAGAAAGGTTATTTTTATGGAGATTTGGAAGCTCTTTTTCAACAACTCAATGGCAAAGAATTATCATATAATAATTTGGTAGATGTAGATGCTGCTGTTGCTCTAATTGATGATTTTGAGGATTCAAAAAATGAAACTCCTGCTTTTGCAATTCTAAAACATACAAATGCATGTGGAATGGCAACAGCAAAAACAGTAGCTGAAGCCTACAAAAAAGCATTTGCTGCTGATACACTTTCTGCCTTTGGAGGTGTTTTGATTACAAATAGCGAAGTTGATAAAGCTGCTGCTGAAGAGATGAACAGTCTCTTTTTTGAAGTTTTGATTGCTCCTAGTTTTTCAGATGCTGCTTATGATATTCTTTCTAAAAAGAAAAATCGTATTCTTTTGAAACGAAAAGAAGTAGAATTTCCACATGTTCATTACAAAACTCTTTTGAATGGTGTAATTTCGCAAGACGCTGACAAAAAACAAGAAACGAAAAAAGACCTCAAAACAGTTACTAAAAAAGAGCCTACAAACGAACAAATTGAAGCCTTACTTTTTGCTAATAAATTGGTAAAACATACCAAATCAAACACAATTATTATTGCTGTTGAAGGACAACTTTTGGCAAGTGGTGTAGGGCAAACTTCTCGTGTAGATGCTCTCAGACAAGCCATTGCAAAAGCAAAAGTTTTTGGTTTTGATTTAAAAGGAGCTGTAATAGCTTCAGATGCTTTTTTCCCTTTTCCAGATTGTGTAGAAATTGCTGCTCAAGAAGGAATTAGTGCCGTTATTCAACCAGGTGGCTCAATAAAAGACCAAGATTCTATTGATATGTGTGATAAAAATGAAATGGCAATGGTTTTGACAGGAACGAGACATTTTAAACATTAAAAAATGTAGCAAACAATTAAGGACAGGGTTAAAACCCTGTCCAATTGACAAAAAAACGATATATCAAATAAAAATATTTGCTACTTTAAATAAACAAACTATGATTTTAGTAACAGGAGCAAACGGACAATTAGGACAAGAGTTACAAGCCTTAAAAAAAGCCTATCCTTTTGATTTTCATTTTACCGATTCTGAAAAGCTAGATATTACGCATCAAAAACGTGTAAATGAATTATTTGAATTACAACATTTTGATTATTGTATTAATGCAGCAGCTTATACAGCCGTTGATGCTTCTGAAAATGATAAATTAGCAGCTTATGAAGTAAATGTAGTAGGAACGACAAATCTAGCAAAAGCCTGCGAAAAACATGGAGTTCGTTTGATTCATATTTCGACAGATTTTGTTTTTGATGGCAAAAAATGCACTCCTTACACAGAAAATGACACTCCAAATCCGACAGGAGTTTATGGAACTTCAAAATGGCAAAGTGAAAAAAATGCTCTACTCTACAATCCACACACAATTATTTTAAGAACAGCGTGGTTATATTCTTCTTTTGGGAAAAATTTTGTCAAAACAATGCTTGCCTTAACAGATAAAAATCCTTTAAATGTAGTTTATGACCAAATCGGAACGCCTACTTATGCACGAGATTTGGCTGATACAATTCTTCAAATTATTCTTAATTTGGAAGGTGAAAAATTTGTACCTCCTCACTTATGGGGAACATATCATTATTCAAATGAAGGTGTAGCAAGTTGGTACGATTTTGCACAATCAATTTTTGAATTATCAAAGCAAACAAAAGACAAAAAAGTTAATTTACAGCCCATTCGTTCAGCTAAATTCCCAACCCTAGCCAAACGTCCTTCGTATAGTGTATTAGACAAGTCTAAAATCAAACAAAATTTTGATATTGAAATTCCTCATTGGAGAGATGCTTTGAAACGTTGTTTGAATAAAATGTGATTTTTTACTTTTATTTATTGAACAGGGTTTCGATCAGGTATTCAGAGTAAACAGGGTTAAAACCTTACTGTTTACCCACATGTTTTTTATTCTCAAAAAATAGTAAATTTTGAATGAAATTATTGTATTTGTAGGGAAAAGGTAAGCCATTTTTCTTACTAACTTCAAAATTATTACTATTTCAAACTTGTGGGTAAACGATAGGATATGAATGCTGTTGCTTCACATGTAGGTCATTTAATTGTAAAATTTCAGATAAATTCTATACATATTTTACCAAACAATAATTATTTCACTTGCGTTAATTTCAATGTTGTGCTTAATTTGACAGAGAGACTTGTGTTGTTTAAAGAAAAGATTGGAAAGTGCAAGTGAGAAAATAACTGAAAATGGATTTCACTAAAATCATAATTTTAAGAAGGGATTTATCAAATGGAATACTTGGGTTCTTGTTTATGCAAAGGAATTAAATTTAGAGTAATAGGTGACTTTGAGAGTTTTTATTTATGTCATTGCAGATATTGTAGGAAAGATACAGGAGCTGCACATGCTGCAAATTTATTTTCTACAACAGCTAAACTAGAATGGATAAAAACAGAAACTGAAATTAAAACATATCAACCACATAAGAGTAATCATGTGAGAGCTTTTTGTACAAATTGTGGTTCAGCTCTGCCCAATTTACAAATGGATGGTAAACTTTTAGTAGTTCCAGCAGGATGTTTAGATACAAAATTAAAAAAACGACCTGATGCACATATTTTTATCTCAAACAAAGCAAGTTGGGATGATTCGTTGGAAGAAATAAATAAATTTGAATGCTTACCAGAATAAAAAATAGATAAAGGGATTTGCTCTTTTGTTTAATGTAAATAACCATCAAGCAACTTGACCGTAATGAATATAAAAGTAAAAAAAATAAGCACAACATTTTGTATAAATAATGGCAGGTAAGGTGCTAAATATCAAAGTTTATAGTTCGCTCAAACTGCGTTGTGCTTTGACAGGAAAGAAGCCCACAATCAGCCACTACTCATACAATTTACCGATAGTTCGAAACTATTTTTGAATGATAGTACAAAATTATTCTTTCCTAAATAGAAATTAGCTTTCCTTTTTAAGGAATTGAAATTAAATAAGACACTCATTTTGAAATAATAAATCAGTGATATTCAATATATTATATTCGTAATCTTTAATTCGTAATCATTCCTAATCAAAACTTTCTATTGCAAAATAGCAAATAAATCGTTTTTTTTGTAGAAAAAGTAAACCCTAGCACACAAAAAACACATTATGGAAAAATCAAACGGTATCGAGAAAAATACCACACATAGCTCTCCTTCTAAAGTAGAAAAAGAAAATATACAGCTTAATATCAATGAAGATGCAAACAAGCAGCTTCTGATTCAGCTTCAAGGAAAACTAGACAAAGTAAAATTAGGAGGAGGGCAGAAAAAAATAGACAAACATAAATCTAAAGGAAAGCTAACAGCTAGAGAGCGCATTAACTATCTTTTAGATAAAGATGAAGAAGGAAATGTAACTTATTTCAATGAAATTGGAGCTTTTGTAGGTGATGATATGTACAATGAATGGGGTGGCTGTCCGTCTGGTGGTGTAGTTACTGGAATGGGACATGTAAGTGGAAGGCTTTGTGTAATTGTAGCCAATGATGCGACTGTAAAAGCTGGAGCGTGGTTTCCAATTACAGGAAAAAAGAATTTGAGAGCGCAAGAAATAGCCATGGAAAACCGAATTCCTATTATTTATTTGGTGGACAGTGCAGGAATATTTTTACCATTACAAGATGAAATTTTTGCAGACAAAGAGCATTTTGGTAGAGTTTTTAGAAATAACGCTCACATGTCAGCCGAAGGAATTGTACAAGTTTCTGCTATTATGGGAAGCTGTGTAGCAGGTGGTGCATATTTGCCGATTATGTCAGATGAAGCTTTGATTGTAGAGGGAACAGGTTCAGTATTTTTGGCAGGTCCTTATCTTGTAAAATCAGCAATAGGCGAAGATATAGACCAAGATACACTTGGAGGTGCTTCTACGCATTGTGAAATTTCAGGAGTAACCGACAATAAATATCCAAATGATGAGGCGTGTCTTGATGCAATCCGTAAGATTATGGATAAAATTGGAGAGCCTGATAATGCAGGTTTTAATCGCTCAGAGCCAAAAATTCCTTCCAAAAATATGGAGGAAATTTATAGACTTTTGCCTGCTGACCGTACCAAACCGTATGATATGCGAGACATTATTGAAAGAATAGTTGATGATTCTGAATTTGATGAATATAAACAAGAGTATGGTAAAACTATTCTGTGTGGACATGCAAGAATTGATGGCTGGGCTGTCGGAATTGTAGCTAATCAAAGAACAATTTTGAAAAGTGGAAAAAAAGAAATGCAAATGGGTGGCGTTGTTTATTCTGATTCTGCTGATAAAGCTGCTCGTTTTATAATGACTTGCAACCAAAAGAAAATACCACTTTTATTTTTGCACGATGTTACTGGTTTTATGGTGGGAAGCCGTTCCGAACACGGAGGAATCATAAAAGATGGCGC contains:
- a CDS encoding acyl-CoA carboxylase subunit beta; the protein is MEKSNGIEKNTTHSSPSKVEKENIQLNINEDANKQLLIQLQGKLDKVKLGGGQKKIDKHKSKGKLTARERINYLLDKDEEGNVTYFNEIGAFVGDDMYNEWGGCPSGGVVTGMGHVSGRLCVIVANDATVKAGAWFPITGKKNLRAQEIAMENRIPIIYLVDSAGIFLPLQDEIFADKEHFGRVFRNNAHMSAEGIVQVSAIMGSCVAGGAYLPIMSDEALIVEGTGSVFLAGPYLVKSAIGEDIDQDTLGGASTHCEISGVTDNKYPNDEACLDAIRKIMDKIGEPDNAGFNRSEPKIPSKNMEEIYRLLPADRTKPYDMRDIIERIVDDSEFDEYKQEYGKTILCGHARIDGWAVGIVANQRTILKSGKKEMQMGGVVYSDSADKAARFIMTCNQKKIPLLFLHDVTGFMVGSRSEHGGIIKDGAKLVSAMANSVVPKFTIVVGNSYGAGNYAMCGKAYDPRLMLAFPTAKIAVMSGASAAKTLLQIKVGSEKAKGREVSKEEEDKLLKEITEKYEKQTTPYYAAARLWIDAIIDPMETRQIISMGIEAANQAPITKRYNVGAIQT
- a CDS encoding GFA family protein, whose amino-acid sequence is MEYLGSCLCKGIKFRVIGDFESFYLCHCRYCRKDTGAAHAANLFSTTAKLEWIKTETEIKTYQPHKSNHVRAFCTNCGSALPNLQMDGKLLVVPAGCLDTKLKKRPDAHIFISNKASWDDSLEEINKFECLPE
- the rfbD gene encoding dTDP-4-dehydrorhamnose reductase yields the protein MILVTGANGQLGQELQALKKAYPFDFHFTDSEKLDITHQKRVNELFELQHFDYCINAAAYTAVDASENDKLAAYEVNVVGTTNLAKACEKHGVRLIHISTDFVFDGKKCTPYTENDTPNPTGVYGTSKWQSEKNALLYNPHTIILRTAWLYSSFGKNFVKTMLALTDKNPLNVVYDQIGTPTYARDLADTILQIILNLEGEKFVPPHLWGTYHYSNEGVASWYDFAQSIFELSKQTKDKKVNLQPIRSAKFPTLAKRPSYSVLDKSKIKQNFDIEIPHWRDALKRCLNKM